One window from the genome of Streptococcus salivarius encodes:
- the trkA gene encoding Trk system potassium transporter TrkA, producing the protein MRIIVVGAGKVGTALCRSLVEEKHDVILIEEKEEVLKRLSKRYDVMGFAGNGANFKILEQAEVSNCDVFIAMTDKDEVNMISAVLAKQMGAKETVVRVRNPEYSNAYFKDKNFLGFSLVVNPELLTARYIANTVEFPNALSVETFANGRVILMAFKVTENSQLSGMTMEQFRRKFGNILVCTIHRQGELIIPDGNATMQIGDKIYVTGKRVDMALFHSYIKPKSIKKLLLIGAGRISYYLLNILKNNRIKVKLIEQKMDRAQTFSQVFPEVSVILGDGTAKDLLLEESAASYDAVATLTGVDEENIITSMFLESLGIHKNITKVNRTSLLEIIDTRETTTIVTPKSIAVDTVMHFVRGRYNAKDSSLDALHHVANGRIETLQFQIKENNKIAGKKLSELEFANGVLIAAIIRNGKSIFPTGEDRLAIGDKIVIVTLLQNVTHIYDLLKR; encoded by the coding sequence ATGCGTATTATTGTCGTAGGTGCCGGTAAAGTCGGTACCGCACTCTGTCGTTCTCTTGTTGAAGAGAAGCACGATGTTATTTTAATTGAAGAAAAGGAAGAGGTACTCAAACGCCTCAGCAAACGCTATGATGTTATGGGCTTTGCTGGAAATGGGGCTAATTTTAAAATTTTGGAACAAGCCGAGGTTAGCAACTGTGACGTCTTTATCGCAATGACCGATAAAGATGAAGTGAACATGATTTCAGCGGTTCTGGCTAAACAAATGGGTGCCAAAGAAACTGTTGTTCGCGTACGTAACCCAGAGTACTCTAATGCTTATTTCAAAGACAAAAACTTTCTTGGATTCTCATTAGTAGTTAACCCTGAACTTTTAACAGCTCGCTATATTGCCAATACAGTTGAATTTCCAAACGCCCTATCAGTTGAAACTTTTGCTAATGGACGCGTTATTCTTATGGCATTTAAAGTTACTGAAAATAGCCAATTATCTGGTATGACAATGGAACAATTCCGTAGGAAATTCGGCAATATTCTAGTTTGCACGATTCACCGTCAGGGTGAACTCATCATTCCAGATGGAAATGCTACCATGCAAATTGGGGATAAGATTTATGTCACTGGTAAACGTGTTGATATGGCACTTTTCCACAGTTACATCAAGCCAAAAAGCATCAAAAAACTTTTGTTGATTGGTGCTGGGCGCATCTCCTACTACTTGCTCAATATCTTGAAAAACAATCGTATTAAGGTCAAATTGATTGAGCAAAAAATGGACCGTGCGCAAACCTTTAGTCAGGTCTTCCCTGAAGTTTCTGTTATCTTAGGTGACGGTACTGCTAAAGACCTTCTTCTCGAGGAAAGTGCAGCCAGTTACGATGCCGTAGCTACCCTAACCGGAGTCGATGAGGAAAATATCATTACCTCTATGTTCCTCGAAAGCCTTGGTATTCACAAGAATATTACTAAAGTCAATCGTACCAGTCTTTTAGAGATTATCGATACACGTGAGACAACAACAATTGTCACACCTAAGAGTATTGCCGTTGACACTGTAATGCACTTTGTCCGTGGGCGTTATAATGCTAAAGATTCTAGCCTCGATGCCCTTCACCATGTGGCTAATGGTCGTATCGAAACCTTGCAATTCCAAATTAAGGAAAACAACAAAATCGCTGGGAAGAAACTTTCTGAGCTTGAATTTGCTAATGGTGTCCTTATCGCTGCTATTATCCGCAATGGAAAATCTATTTTCCCAACGGGAGAAGACAGACTCGCTATTGGGGATAAAATCGTGATCGTTACACTCTTACAAAATGTAACTCATATTTACGACTTGTTGAAGAGGTAA
- a CDS encoding tRNA (cytidine(34)-2'-O)-methyltransferase, translating to MSRNHIVLFEPRIPQNTGNIARTCAATNSPLHIIRPMGFPIDDKKMKRAGLDYWDKLDITYYDNLADFMSKNQEGRLHLVTKFADKTYSEEAYADGEDHYFMFGREDTGLPEDFMREHPEKAIRIPMNDEHVRSLNVSNTVCMIVYEALRQQQFEGLELSHRYQHDKLK from the coding sequence ATGTCACGTAATCATATTGTCTTGTTTGAACCTCGTATTCCACAAAACACCGGAAATATTGCACGTACCTGTGCAGCGACTAATAGCCCTCTTCATATCATCCGTCCTATGGGCTTTCCAATTGATGACAAGAAAATGAAACGTGCAGGTTTAGACTACTGGGATAAGCTTGACATCACTTATTATGACAATTTGGCAGATTTCATGTCTAAAAATCAAGAGGGTCGTTTGCATTTAGTCACGAAATTTGCGGATAAGACTTATTCAGAAGAGGCCTATGCCGATGGTGAGGACCACTATTTTATGTTTGGTCGTGAAGATACAGGCCTACCTGAAGATTTTATGCGTGAGCATCCTGAAAAAGCTATTCGTATTCCGATGAATGATGAACATGTGCGTAGTCTAAATGTGTCCAATACTGTTTGTATGATTGTTTACGAAGCGCTTCGTCAGCAACAATTTGAGGGGCTAGAGCTGAGTCACCGTTATCAACACGATAAATTAAAATAG
- a CDS encoding ECF transporter S component translates to MTNTRKLAYIAILSAVSFLLLYFSFPLIPAADFLKVDFSILPVLIALVIFDFKSAIGVLLLRSLLKLLLNNGGPGSMIGLPMNFVALGVFVWGLSYFWKKNQTSKNYILGSVLGTALLTVAMVILNYIYAVPLYAKFANFDIAQFIGLYKYLFAMVVPFNLLEGLIFALVFALIYAPLKSILVKL, encoded by the coding sequence ATGACAAACACACGTAAATTGGCTTACATTGCCATTTTATCTGCAGTTTCATTCTTGTTGCTTTATTTTTCATTTCCATTGATTCCAGCAGCAGATTTTTTGAAGGTTGATTTTTCAATCCTTCCTGTTCTTATTGCCTTGGTCATCTTTGATTTTAAGAGTGCCATCGGTGTTCTCTTGCTTCGTTCATTGTTGAAGCTCTTGCTAAACAATGGTGGACCAGGATCAATGATTGGACTTCCTATGAATTTTGTTGCTCTAGGCGTCTTTGTTTGGGGCCTAAGCTATTTTTGGAAGAAAAATCAAACAAGCAAGAATTATATTCTTGGTTCTGTTTTAGGAACTGCTTTGCTTACAGTTGCTATGGTTATTCTTAACTATATTTATGCAGTACCACTCTATGCTAAATTTGCCAACTTTGATATTGCGCAATTTATAGGTCTCTATAAATACCTTTTCGCTATGGTAGTACCTTTCAATTTACTTGAAGGATTGATTTTTGCGCTAGTCTTTGCTTTGATTTATGCTCCACTTAAGTCTATTCTAGTAAAATTATAA
- a CDS encoding phosphatase PAP2 family protein, with translation MKHTHTHYIYASFALLLFVALGYMVKFYPEALTGFDSNIQTWVRGGLPAGLTRFFKTITILGNTPVQAIIAIVAVIWLYLRQYKSEAIFVGASGLLASILIVSLKYIYQRQRPSITHLVHASGYSFPSGHSLGTFMILGAIAIVLAQRLEKKESKIVVYAITGLLIFLVGLSRIYVGVHYPTDVLAGFTLAFGLLNAIYPTYDRIRFEWRFQSKQK, from the coding sequence ATGAAACACACACACACACATTATATTTATGCTTCTTTTGCCTTATTGTTATTTGTTGCTCTCGGTTATATGGTTAAGTTCTATCCTGAAGCCTTGACAGGATTTGATAGCAACATTCAAACTTGGGTTCGAGGAGGCTTACCAGCAGGATTGACACGCTTTTTTAAAACTATTACCATACTTGGGAATACGCCTGTACAGGCTATTATTGCAATCGTAGCAGTCATCTGGCTTTATCTACGTCAGTATAAATCAGAAGCTATCTTTGTGGGAGCCAGTGGGCTTCTCGCTAGTATCTTGATTGTAAGTTTGAAGTATATTTATCAGCGTCAGCGTCCATCAATTACGCATTTAGTGCATGCTAGTGGTTATTCTTTCCCTAGTGGTCATTCTTTGGGAACTTTTATGATTCTTGGAGCAATTGCCATTGTCCTTGCTCAGCGTTTGGAGAAAAAAGAATCTAAAATAGTAGTTTATGCTATTACTGGGCTTCTGATTTTCCTTGTTGGACTTTCGCGTATTTATGTAGGAGTTCATTATCCAACAGATGTTTTAGCTGGCTTTACCTTAGCCTTTGGTTTGCTTAATGCGATTTATCCAACTTATGACCGCATTCGCTTTGAATGGCGATTCCAAAGTAAACAGAAATAA
- a CDS encoding helix-turn-helix transcriptional regulator: MNIKDSIGLRIKTERERQQMSREVLCLDGAELTVRQLIRIEKGESLPSLDKLSYIAKRLGKNMTDLLDHDNITIPDEYYEMKNRLIKFPTYRNPERIKAKLALIEEVYEKFFELLPEEELLTLDILENILSFTSWEESPKVEEIYEDLFEQVKRKRKFSTNDLLVIDYYFFHLYGRKQYDKKLFERIVKRVLNQEIWTDDVYNIVLFNDLMAIAALKIFHNSFSDFLTVVDKALAVIEKSQFYSYKPSVFVLKAKYELLHKGNKKEAAENYDKAIMFASVLEDSVLEESIKAGKAADGL; this comes from the coding sequence TTGAACATAAAAGACAGCATTGGACTAAGAATCAAAACTGAGCGTGAACGCCAGCAGATGTCACGTGAAGTGCTATGTTTAGATGGTGCGGAATTGACTGTTCGTCAGTTAATTCGCATTGAAAAAGGGGAGTCGCTCCCGTCTTTGGATAAATTATCTTATATTGCAAAACGTCTAGGAAAAAATATGACCGATTTATTGGATCATGATAATATCACTATCCCTGACGAATACTACGAGATGAAGAATCGTCTGATTAAGTTTCCAACGTATAGAAATCCAGAAAGAATAAAGGCTAAACTTGCCTTAATTGAGGAGGTCTATGAGAAATTCTTTGAACTTCTTCCAGAAGAAGAATTGTTAACTCTAGATATTTTGGAAAATATTTTGAGTTTTACTAGTTGGGAAGAGAGTCCTAAAGTTGAGGAGATATATGAAGACTTGTTTGAACAAGTCAAAAGGAAGAGGAAATTCTCAACTAACGATTTATTAGTTATTGACTACTATTTCTTCCATCTTTATGGAAGAAAACAGTATGATAAAAAACTTTTTGAAAGAATCGTAAAGAGAGTATTAAATCAGGAAATTTGGACAGATGATGTCTATAATATTGTTTTGTTTAATGATTTGATGGCTATCGCTGCTTTGAAGATTTTTCACAATTCCTTCTCAGACTTCTTAACAGTTGTGGATAAAGCCTTAGCTGTTATAGAAAAATCACAATTCTATAGCTATAAACCTAGTGTTTTTGTTCTCAAAGCCAAATATGAACTTCTTCATAAAGGAAACAAGAAAGAGGCTGCAGAAAATTACGATAAGGCCATAATGTTTGCTTCCGTTTTAGAAGACTCGGTACTAGAAGAAAGTATAAAGGCAGGTAAAGCGGCAGATGGTTTATAG
- a CDS encoding peptide cleavage/export ABC transporter, translating into MSKYPYISQVDQRDCGVAALAMILKHYGSSYSLAYLRELAQTSREGTSALGLVEAAKQLGLETQAIRADLDLFKQENLSYPFIVHVVKEGGLQHYYTVFGQIKGQLVIGDPDPSKKVIKMPLEEFAKEWTGVALFFVPGEAYTKYKEDVPGLLSFLPILFRRKGLIAVIVLLSFLVTLVNIIGSYYLQAIIDRLIPQGANNLLTMISLGLCISYLAQQVFTFFKDYLLHRLGNYLSIAVILPYIKHVLSLPISFFSSRRTGEITSRFGDANTIIDALASTILSIFLDVTIVMTLAVALIVQNQSLFVMTLTVVPFYVLIIVAFYKLFEKENYQLMEANSQVNTAVIDDLRGIETLKSLRVEERRYREIEVKFHDYLKKSLSKAKWQLTQDGLKTGVQLVSNVFILWYGAQLVMEGQLSAGQLITYNMLLNYFTTPLINIINLQSKIQQAKVANNRLQEVYVVDKEEKGKLKELSFKQLAFKGVSHRFSYQQETLSKIDLTIHKGEKIALMGKSGSGKTTLAKMLSGYYTKSSGHVTLDKDAISHAELRQMVTYVPQQTYVFTGTILENLLLGFEGEVDEKKLLKVCQQADILEDIQKMPLGFQTQVSEDGGLSGGQKQRLAIARALLSKQPILIFDEATSGLDSDTESRVMANLAKIKRTMIFIAHRNSVRQHVSRVVTMVSGQIESDSPNFNLFQFI; encoded by the coding sequence ATGTCAAAATATCCATATATTTCACAGGTTGATCAGCGTGATTGTGGTGTCGCTGCCTTGGCCATGATTCTTAAACACTATGGTTCATCTTATAGTTTAGCTTATTTGCGAGAGTTGGCTCAGACTTCTCGTGAAGGTACCTCTGCGCTTGGTTTGGTGGAAGCGGCCAAGCAGTTGGGTCTTGAAACTCAGGCTATTCGTGCGGATTTAGACTTGTTTAAACAAGAAAACCTATCTTATCCTTTTATTGTACATGTGGTTAAAGAAGGTGGGCTGCAACATTATTATACGGTGTTTGGTCAAATCAAGGGGCAGCTTGTTATTGGTGATCCAGATCCTAGCAAGAAGGTCATTAAAATGCCCTTAGAGGAATTTGCCAAAGAGTGGACGGGAGTTGCTCTCTTTTTTGTTCCAGGAGAAGCCTATACTAAATACAAAGAAGATGTACCTGGACTTCTTTCATTTTTACCAATTTTGTTTCGTCGTAAGGGTTTGATTGCAGTTATTGTCTTATTAAGTTTTCTAGTGACCCTTGTTAATATTATTGGTTCTTATTATTTGCAAGCTATTATCGACCGCTTGATTCCTCAGGGGGCCAATAATCTTCTGACTATGATTTCGCTAGGCTTATGTATCTCTTATCTTGCTCAACAAGTTTTTACTTTTTTCAAAGATTATCTTCTACATCGATTGGGTAATTACCTGTCCATTGCTGTCATTCTTCCTTATATCAAGCATGTCCTTTCCTTGCCTATTAGTTTCTTTAGTTCACGTCGTACTGGTGAAATCACGTCACGTTTTGGGGATGCTAACACTATTATAGATGCTCTAGCTTCAACTATTTTATCGATTTTCCTAGATGTGACCATTGTGATGACTCTAGCTGTGGCTCTTATTGTACAAAATCAGTCACTTTTTGTGATGACTCTCACAGTAGTTCCTTTTTATGTATTAATCATTGTGGCATTCTATAAGCTTTTTGAGAAAGAAAATTATCAATTGATGGAGGCAAATAGTCAGGTCAATACCGCTGTTATTGATGATTTGCGAGGCATTGAAACCTTAAAATCCTTGAGGGTTGAGGAAAGACGTTATCGGGAAATTGAGGTGAAATTCCATGACTATTTGAAGAAGTCCTTGTCTAAGGCCAAGTGGCAATTAACGCAGGATGGGTTAAAGACAGGGGTTCAGTTAGTTTCTAATGTCTTTATCCTCTGGTATGGGGCACAATTGGTCATGGAAGGGCAACTATCTGCAGGTCAGTTGATTACCTATAATATGTTGCTGAATTATTTTACAACTCCTTTAATTAATATTATTAATCTCCAATCCAAAATTCAGCAAGCCAAAGTCGCCAATAATCGTCTTCAAGAAGTTTATGTTGTGGACAAGGAAGAAAAAGGAAAACTTAAAGAGTTATCTTTTAAACAACTTGCTTTTAAAGGAGTCAGTCACCGTTTTAGTTATCAGCAAGAGACTCTTAGTAAGATTGATTTAACGATTCATAAGGGTGAGAAAATCGCCCTCATGGGTAAAAGTGGATCTGGAAAAACGACCTTAGCTAAAATGTTGTCAGGTTATTATACGAAATCTAGTGGTCATGTAACCCTAGATAAAGATGCCATTAGCCATGCGGAGTTGCGTCAAATGGTGACTTACGTTCCCCAGCAGACCTATGTGTTTACGGGGACGATTTTAGAGAATCTGCTATTAGGATTTGAAGGAGAAGTTGACGAGAAAAAGCTTCTTAAAGTTTGCCAACAAGCTGATATCTTAGAGGATATTCAAAAAATGCCACTAGGCTTTCAGACCCAAGTATCTGAAGACGGTGGTCTATCAGGTGGTCAAAAACAACGCTTGGCTATAGCGAGGGCTCTCTTGTCCAAGCAGCCTATCTTGATTTTTGACGAAGCTACCAGTGGTCTTGATAGTGATACTGAAAGCAGGGTCATGGCTAATCTTGCTAAGATTAAACGAACAATGATTTTTATTGCTCACCGCAATAGTGTACGTCAACATGTCAGTCGTGTAGTGACCATGGTGAGTGGCCAGATTGAGTCAGACAGTCCTAATTTCAATCTATTCCAGTTTATTTAA
- a CDS encoding DUF805 domain-containing protein — protein sequence MLEAYKNFWLGYLDFYGRTKRSDYWWVVLINGIIGSLIFLLMDLLGETRAAGFTLTAFILFIAATALPTISMQIRRLRDANFNVAWIVLKATPLLVVLWVMYAFPTRDSK from the coding sequence ATGTTAGAGGCATATAAAAATTTTTGGTTAGGCTATCTCGATTTTTATGGTCGTACAAAACGATCAGACTATTGGTGGGTTGTCTTGATTAATGGAATTATCGGTAGTTTGATTTTCCTACTGATGGACTTACTTGGGGAAACAAGAGCTGCTGGCTTTACATTGACAGCTTTCATTCTATTTATAGCAGCAACGGCGCTTCCTACCATTTCTATGCAGATTCGTCGTCTACGTGATGCCAATTTCAATGTTGCTTGGATTGTATTAAAAGCGACACCACTACTAGTAGTACTTTGGGTGATGTATGCCTTTCCTACAAGAGATTCAAAATAA
- a CDS encoding DUF4153 domain-containing protein codes for METNNYTTNLQLVSQEYSDEKTSLQTRTKKLLEYFSPKDIWKIKGLIVACLVACFLYVTYLTHFSFAFPATLVLISTIELGCRLLGGKAKGMRLESAMFMVTSLLQGLQISLWGLHDNWGSAQILCLHASILLYLMARTGQSSQDRLGIMVWLDLIYTSCIFPLKYFFIGAWTLLYKTAPKQEISEEEKHAVQNHKWMILISIMIALVLTVFAASQLSQVLPAFGQLWQLFFQTLATLLDFTITFKDNGLLFSRLITSIPLALGLFAQLGATYLAKEKPLSQKRFEGRLKTTRQFPKVAAYIVLGSLCLTYALFILTATSQMGELLSLNQVNIPAHQASHIAVQGFWQLVRVSTLNLGILAGLYIFSKENFFTHKGLRLLSTLLFTFASLFALIAGWKLFGVYIALYGVTPRRLLSGWFVTVLFIWCVLTLIRLYKPIQATRLAVFYATISFTLVSLLGSFIL; via the coding sequence ATGGAAACAAATAACTATACTACTAATTTACAGCTAGTCTCCCAGGAATATTCCGACGAAAAGACTAGTCTTCAAACCAGAACCAAGAAACTCTTGGAATATTTTTCACCAAAAGACATTTGGAAAATTAAGGGACTGATTGTCGCCTGTCTCGTGGCCTGCTTCCTATATGTCACTTACTTGACCCATTTTTCCTTTGCCTTTCCAGCAACCCTTGTCTTGATAAGTACGATTGAACTGGGCTGTCGTCTATTAGGTGGAAAAGCAAAGGGAATGCGACTTGAATCGGCAATGTTTATGGTCACTAGTCTACTACAAGGTTTACAAATTAGTCTTTGGGGTCTGCACGACAACTGGGGGAGCGCTCAGATTCTTTGCCTTCATGCGAGTATCCTCCTTTACTTAATGGCACGTACTGGACAAAGTAGTCAAGACCGTTTGGGAATTATGGTTTGGCTAGACCTCATATACACTAGCTGCATCTTCCCACTGAAATATTTCTTTATCGGAGCCTGGACACTACTCTATAAAACAGCACCTAAACAAGAAATCTCTGAAGAAGAAAAACACGCAGTTCAGAACCACAAATGGATGATTCTCATTAGTATCATGATTGCCTTGGTACTGACTGTATTCGCTGCTAGTCAGCTTAGTCAGGTCTTGCCTGCTTTCGGACAACTTTGGCAACTGTTCTTCCAGACACTTGCTACTCTACTTGATTTCACTATCACCTTCAAGGATAACGGATTATTGTTCTCTCGTTTAATAACCAGTATCCCTCTGGCTCTAGGACTTTTTGCTCAACTCGGTGCAACCTATTTGGCAAAAGAAAAGCCACTTAGTCAAAAACGATTTGAAGGCCGTCTTAAAACAACCCGTCAGTTTCCAAAAGTAGCAGCTTATATCGTACTCGGAAGCCTCTGCCTTACTTATGCCCTATTCATATTAACTGCCACTAGTCAAATGGGAGAACTCCTTTCTCTCAACCAAGTCAACATTCCAGCTCATCAAGCCTCACATATTGCCGTTCAGGGCTTCTGGCAATTAGTTCGAGTCTCTACTCTTAACTTGGGAATCCTAGCTGGACTTTACATTTTTTCTAAAGAAAACTTCTTCACCCACAAGGGGCTTCGTTTGTTGAGTACCCTACTCTTTACTTTTGCTAGCCTCTTTGCCCTTATCGCCGGCTGGAAACTCTTTGGCGTTTATATAGCACTCTATGGTGTAACGCCACGTCGCTTACTATCAGGTTGGTTTGTCACAGTACTCTTTATTTGGTGTGTCCTAACACTTATTAGACTTTATAAGCCTATCCAGGCAACCCGTCTCGCTGTATTTTATGCAACTATCAGCTTCACCTTGGTTAGCCTCTTAGGTAGCTTTATTTTATAA
- a CDS encoding AmiS/UreI family transporter, translated as MLGVILLYVGMVLMSNGLHRLEGIPDKSNVVMNIFTGGLGLILNIIVIAYGACTGQGAEWFYGSATGLLFAFTYLYSAINTIFDFDQRLYGWFSLFVAINTLPAGILCLTSGYGGNAWYGIIWFLWGILWLTAFIEINLKKNLGKFVPYLAIFEGIVTAWIPGLLMLWGKW; from the coding sequence ATGTTAGGTGTCATCCTACTCTATGTTGGTATGGTTTTGATGAGTAATGGACTCCATCGTTTAGAGGGTATTCCTGATAAATCAAATGTTGTCATGAATATCTTTACGGGTGGTCTGGGTTTGATTCTCAACATTATTGTCATTGCTTACGGAGCTTGTACAGGGCAAGGCGCTGAATGGTTTTATGGTAGCGCTACTGGTCTTTTATTTGCTTTCACCTATCTTTACTCAGCGATCAATACGATTTTCGATTTTGATCAACGTTTGTATGGGTGGTTTAGTTTATTTGTGGCAATTAATACGCTACCAGCAGGGATTCTTTGCTTAACATCTGGATACGGTGGTAATGCTTGGTATGGTATTATTTGGTTCTTGTGGGGTATCCTATGGCTAACTGCCTTTATTGAAATTAATCTTAAGAAGAATCTAGGAAAATTTGTCCCTTACCTAGCTATTTTTGAAGGAATTGTAACAGCTTGGATTCCAGGGCTTTTGATGCTTTGGGGCAAGTGGTAA
- a CDS encoding urease subunit gamma: MQLTMREQEKMMISLAAMIAQRRKDKGIKLNHPETVALITDYVLEGAREGKTVAQLMDEARNLLTREDVMEGIAEMIPMIQVEATFTDSTKLVTVHDPIQ, translated from the coding sequence ATGCAATTGACAATGCGCGAGCAGGAAAAAATGATGATTAGCCTTGCGGCTATGATTGCTCAACGACGTAAAGACAAAGGAATCAAATTGAATCATCCAGAAACAGTTGCTTTAATCACTGACTATGTGCTTGAAGGTGCAAGAGAAGGTAAAACTGTTGCCCAACTGATGGATGAAGCTCGCAATCTCTTAACACGTGAAGATGTTATGGAAGGTATTGCAGAAATGATTCCAATGATTCAAGTTGAAGCTACTTTTACGGACAGTACAAAACTGGTTACTGTTCATGATCCTATTCAGTAA
- a CDS encoding urease subunit beta codes for MIPGEYHVASEPIDYNGGYEAISLEVKNVGDRAAQVGSHYHFYEANEAGLQFDREKARGKRLDIPAGTAIRFEPGETKTVQLIDFGGKRRIFGFNNKVNGFLD; via the coding sequence ATGATTCCAGGTGAATACCATGTGGCGAGTGAGCCAATTGATTATAACGGTGGTTACGAAGCCATTAGTCTTGAAGTGAAAAATGTGGGTGACCGTGCTGCTCAAGTGGGTTCTCACTACCATTTTTATGAAGCAAACGAAGCTGGTCTTCAATTTGATCGTGAAAAGGCGCGAGGCAAACGTCTAGATATTCCAGCAGGTACAGCCATTCGTTTTGAGCCAGGTGAAACGAAAACAGTACAACTTATTGACTTTGGAGGGAAACGTCGTATTTTTGGCTTCAATAACAAGGTCAATGGTTTCTTAGACTAG
- the ureC gene encoding urease subunit alpha — protein MSFKMDREEYAQHYGPTVGDSVRLGDTNLFAAIEKDFTVYGQESKFGGGKVLRDGMGVSATETRDNPSVVDTIITGATIIDYTGIIKADIGIRDGKIVAIGRGGNPDTMDNVDFVVGASTEAIAAEGLIVTAGGIDLHVHYISADLPEFGLDNGITTLFGGGTGPADGSNATTCTPGKFHITRMLQAVDDMPANFGFLAKGVGSETEVVEEQIKAGAAGIKTHEDWGATYAGIDNSLKVADKYDVSFAVHTDSLNEGGFMENTLESFQGRTVHTFHTEGSGGGHAPDIMVFAGKENILPSSTNPTNPYTTNAIGELLDMVMVCHHLDPKIPEDVSFAESRVRKQTVAAEDVLHDMGALSIMTSDAMAMGRVGEVAMRCWQLADKMKAQRGPLEGDSEFNDNNRIKRYVAKYTINPAITNGIADYIGSVEVGKFADLVIWEPAQFGAKPKLVLKGGMLTYGVMGDAGSSLPTPQPRIMRKLYGAYGQAVHETNLTFVSQYAYDHGIKEEIGLNKIVLPVKNTRNLTKRDMKLNDYAPKTIRIDPQTFDVFIDDELVTCEPIHTTSLSQRYFLF, from the coding sequence ATGAGTTTTAAAATGGATCGTGAAGAGTATGCTCAACACTATGGACCAACTGTAGGGGATAGCGTACGTCTTGGAGATACCAATCTTTTTGCAGCCATTGAAAAAGACTTTACTGTTTATGGACAGGAATCTAAGTTCGGTGGCGGTAAAGTTTTGCGTGATGGTATGGGTGTTAGTGCTACGGAAACACGTGACAATCCATCAGTTGTTGATACCATTATTACAGGTGCAACCATCATTGACTATACAGGTATTATTAAAGCAGATATCGGTATTCGTGATGGTAAGATTGTTGCTATTGGTCGCGGTGGTAACCCAGATACAATGGACAATGTGGACTTTGTTGTGGGTGCTAGTACAGAAGCCATTGCTGCAGAAGGTTTGATTGTGACTGCAGGTGGTATTGACCTCCACGTACATTATATTTCTGCTGACCTTCCTGAATTTGGTTTGGATAATGGAATTACGACCCTCTTTGGTGGTGGTACTGGTCCCGCCGACGGTAGTAATGCAACAACATGTACACCAGGTAAATTTCATATTACTCGTATGTTGCAAGCTGTTGATGATATGCCTGCTAACTTTGGTTTCCTTGCCAAAGGTGTTGGTTCTGAGACTGAAGTGGTTGAAGAGCAAATTAAAGCTGGTGCAGCAGGAATTAAGACACACGAGGACTGGGGTGCGACTTATGCAGGAATTGATAATTCCCTTAAAGTTGCGGATAAATACGATGTTTCTTTTGCGGTCCACACCGACTCTTTGAATGAGGGTGGATTTATGGAAAATACTTTGGAATCTTTCCAAGGTCGTACCGTTCATACCTTCCATACCGAAGGTTCTGGTGGTGGGCACGCTCCAGATATTATGGTCTTTGCAGGTAAGGAAAATATTTTGCCATCATCAACTAACCCAACTAACCCATATACTACAAATGCTATTGGTGAGTTGTTAGATATGGTTATGGTTTGTCACCACTTGGATCCAAAAATCCCAGAAGACGTATCCTTTGCCGAATCACGTGTTCGTAAACAAACTGTGGCTGCAGAAGATGTTCTTCACGATATGGGAGCCCTTAGTATCATGACTTCAGATGCCATGGCAATGGGACGTGTCGGTGAAGTAGCAATGCGTTGTTGGCAACTAGCTGATAAGATGAAGGCTCAGCGTGGTCCACTTGAAGGGGATTCAGAGTTTAACGATAATAACCGTATTAAACGTTACGTGGCTAAATATACAATTAACCCTGCCATCACCAATGGTATTGCAGACTATATCGGTTCTGTAGAAGTTGGTAAATTTGCAGATTTGGTTATCTGGGAACCAGCACAATTTGGTGCAAAACCTAAGTTGGTGCTTAAGGGTGGTATGTTAACTTATGGTGTTATGGGTGACGCTGGTTCAAGTCTTCCAACACCTCAACCACGTATCATGCGTAAATTATATGGTGCTTACGGTCAAGCGGTTCATGAAACAAATCTTACATTTGTCTCTCAATATGCTTATGATCACGGTATCAAAGAAGAAATTGGTTTGAATAAGATTGTTCTTCCTGTTAAGAATACACGTAACTTGACTAAGCGTGATATGAAGCTTAATGACTACGCTCCAAAAACAATCCGTATCGATCCACAGACCTTTGATGTCTTTATTGATGATGAGTTGGTTACTTGTGAGCCAATCCATACGACATCATTGTCTCAACGTTATTTCTTGTTCTAA